One Meleagris gallopavo isolate NT-WF06-2002-E0010 breed Aviagen turkey brand Nicholas breeding stock chromosome 11, Turkey_5.1, whole genome shotgun sequence genomic region harbors:
- the INPP5D gene encoding phosphatidylinositol 3,4,5-trisphosphate 5-phosphatase 1: MVMDGPFRRDGFYIDCHCGADSLLLVGRGDKVPLLCWGNCACPFLLADQVPTPPILPPRNILMALPGSETKDVSSLPENSRVADVNKLSLSETLLQRLQYQDTSSVSDEHLKLIQDYLRVHIISDLEMVQTGSSNLPQLKKLLALLCKGLFSEASRTLPSLESIQKVFEQQLHPGIHQRSQMLGEASPVNIVLKLNQLISLLSSIEEKVKTLLIEGPDSTHRRSLIPPVTFEVKADSLGIFSKIHLKVDVEMGKLIIKRAKDGPEDKFYTHKKILQLIKSQKVPNKLVIVLETEKEKTQRKEYVFSDSKKREGFCQLLQQMKNKHSEQPEPDMITVFIGTWNMGAAPPPKKITSWFLSKGQGKTRDDTADYIPHDIYVIGTQEDPQGEKEWLETLRQSLQEITSISFKVIAIHTLWNIRIVVLAKPEHENRISHICTDNVKTGIANTLGNKGAVGVSFMFNGTSFGFVNSHLTSGSEKKHRRNQNYTSILRFLTLGDKKLSPFNITHRFTHLFWLGDLNYRVEQPPTEAENIIQKIRQQQYPELLAFDQLLIERKDHKVFLQFEEEEITFAPTYRFERGTREKYAYTKQKATGMKYNLPSWCDRVLWKSYPMVHVVCQSYGCTTDITTSDHSPVFATFEVGVTSQFVSKNDSKYMNTQGEIEFLHCFATLKTKSQTKFYIEFHSSCLESFVKSQEGENEDGSEGELVVKFVDALPKLTPIISDPEYLLDQHILISIKSSDSDESYGEGCIALRIEATESLVPIHTVLTHHGEKTGVFQGEIKLQTSQGKQREKLYDFVKIERDEIAGQKPKNTNNLELNKDSDQLSRKSKSTHLMAKEAAAIARYRGNASSSPDSLAKEDMLRCTPTDISNPNYLGMAAFPQQPFAASQLKQAPSPDQPSSLWNYEQQPKDSSSVMGQRESSSTSPSLSPLSPKPPLQTPVNRSICNRSQEHLPPDLGKNMAEPLLQEEGQQKPEMFENPLYGYTASKGKAAPKKEQDYPKASRKEQLPLPEQSFHLTKSQEPEGSKSSSKQPSPPFLVPTQRFRSYTCSSQSEEKNMGEKTQGKPKAAASSENSALLKKSVKPLRSEVSPGVQGQLSRPPLPSKSRAVLDMQSSKGRDYRDSSELPHAGKHRIEEGPLGRTATP, encoded by the exons ATGGTAATGGATGG GCCTTTCAGAAGGGATGGTTTCTACATTGACTGCCACTGCGGTGCAGATTCTTTGCTCCTGGTGGGAAGGGGGGACAAGGTTCCATTGCTATGCTGGGGTAACTGTGCCTGTCCCTTCCTCCTGGCAGACCAGGTACCCACGCCTCCCATCCTGCCCCCACGCAACATCCTCATGGCATTGCCAGGCAGCGAGACAAAGGACGTGTCTTCTCTCCCTGAAAACTCCAGGGTGGCAGATGTCAACAAGCTGTCCCTTTCTGAGACACTACTCCAGCGACTGCAGTACCAGGACACAAGCAG TGTCTCTGATGAGCACCTTAAACTCATCCAGGATTACCTGCGAGTTCACATCATCAGTGACTTAGAGATGGTGCAGACCGGTTCAAGCAATCTTCCCCAGCTGAAGAAGCTGCTGGCACTTCTTTGCAAAGGACTCTTCAG TGAAGCCTCCCGGACCCTTCCATCTCTGGAGTCCATCCAGAAGGTGtttgagcagcagctgcaccctGGCATCCATCAGCGCTCACAG ATGCTTGGTGAAGCCAGTCCAGTCAATATTGTACTGAAACTCAATCAGCTGATCTCATTGCTGTCTTCCATTGAGGAGAAG GTGAAAACACTGTTGATCGAAGGTCCTGATTCAACACACCGCCGTTCCCTCATCCCCCCTGTAACTTTTGAG GTGAAAGCCGATTCTCTGGGAATTTTCTCAAAAATACATCTCAAGGTTGACGTGGAAATGGGAAAACTGATTATCAAGAGAGCTAAGGATGGCCCAGAAGACAAATTTTATACTCATAAGAAAA TCTTGCAGCTTATCAAGTCTCAGAAGGTCCCTAACAAACTGGTCATCgtgctggaaacagaaaaagaaaaaacacagcgGAAGGAATATGTTTTTTCTGATTCCAAG AAGAGAGAAGGGttctgccagcttctgcagcagaTGAAGAATAAACACTCCGAGCAACCAGAGCCTGATATGATCACTGTCTTCATTGGGACCTGGAATATGG GCGCTGCTCCTCCCCCAAAGAAGATCACCTCGTGGTTTCTCTCCAAGGGGCAGGGGAAGACCCGAGATGACACCGCTGACTACATTCCTCATGACATCTACGTCATTGGCACTCAGGAGGATCCCCAAGGAGAGAAGGAATGGCTGGAGACCCTGAGACAATCCCTGCAGGAAATCACCAGCATCAGCTTCAAAGTG ataGCAATCCATACCCTGTGGAATATCAGGATTGTTGTACTGGCCAAGCCAGAACATGAGAACCGGATCAGCCACATCTGCACAGACAACGTGAAGACAGGCATTGCCAACACACTGG GTAATAAAGGAGCTGTGGGGGTGTCGTTCATGTTTAATGGAACCTCCTTTGGGTTTGTTAACAGCCATTTGACTTCaggaagtgaaaagaaacacag ACGCAACCAGAACTACACGAGCATCCTGCGCTTCCTGACGCTGGGAGATAAGAAACTGAGTCCGTTTAACATCACTCATCGCTTTACTCACCTCTTCTGGCTGGGAGACCTGAACTACCGCGTGGAGCAGCCCCCAACG GAAGCAGAGAATATTATCCAGAAGATCAGGCAGCAGCAATATCCGGAGCTGCTGGCTTTCGACCAGCTTCTCATAGAGAGAAAGGACCACAAGGTGTTCCTGCAGTTTG AGGAAGAAGAGATTACTTTCGCTCCCACCTACCGTTTTGAAAGGGGGACCCGAGAGAAGTATGCTTACACCAAGCAGAAAGCAACAGGG ATGAAGTACAATTTGCCATCCTGGTGTGATCGAGTGCTCTGGAAATCATACCCCATGGTGCACGTTGTGTGTCAGTCCTATG GCTGCACCACCGACATCACCACCAGTGACCACAGCCCTGTCTTTGCCACCTTTGAAGTGGGAGTGACCTCACAGTTTGTTTCAAAGAACG ACTCCAAGTACATGAACACCCAAGGGGAGATAGAGttcctgcactgcttcgctaCGCTGAAGACCAAGTCTCAGACCAAGTTCTACATTGAATTTCACTCCAGCTGCTTAGAAA GCTTTGTAAAGAGccaggaaggagaaaatgaggATGGAAGTGAAGGGGAGCTTGTGGTCAAGTTTGTGGATGCTCTTCCAAAG CTGACTCCAATTATTTCAGACCCAGAATACCTTCTGGATCAACACATCCTGATCAGCATTAAGTCATCAGACAGTGATGAATCTTATG GGGAAGGCTGCATTGCCCTGCGAATAGAAGCAACAGAATCCTTAGTTCCTATCCATACTGTGCTGACACACCATGGTGAGAAAACAGGGGTCTTCCAAGGTGAAATCAAGTTACAAACatcacaaggaaaacaaagagagaaactgTATG ATTTTGTCAAGATTGAACGTGATGAAATTGCTGGGCAGAAACCAAAGAACACGAACAACTTAGAGCTGAACAAAGACAGCGATCAGCTTAGCAG aaaatcaaaatctACTCATCTGATGGCCAAAGAGGCTGCAGCCATTGCTCGCTATAGGGGGAatgcttcctcttctccagacagcCTGGCAAAGGAGGATATGTTACG ctgcacTCCCACAGACATCAGCAACCCCAACTACCTGGGGATGGCTGCTTTCCCTCAGCAACCATTTGCTGCCAGCCAGCTGAAGCAGGCACCGTCACCAGACCAGCCATCCTCTCTCTGGAACTACGAGCAGCAGCCCAAAGACAGCAGCTCTGTCATGGGACAGAGAGAGTCATCCTCCACATCGCCCTCCTTGTCCCCTCTGTCTCCAAAACCACCTCTGCAGACTCCAGTGAACAGAAGCATCTGTAATAGGAGTCAGGAGCACCT GCCACCTGACCTGGGGAAGAACATGGCAGAGCCTTTGCTTCAAGAAGAGGGACAGCAAAAGCCAGAGATGTTTGAGAACCCCCTGTATGGTTATACGGCCTCTAAGGGCAAGGCGGCACCAAAGAAAGAGCAGGACTACCCCAAGGCCTCGCGAAAAGAGCAGCTACCACTGCCTGAGCAGAGCTTTCACCTCACGAAGTCACAGGAGCCAGAGGGCAGCAAGAGCTCCAGCAAACAGCCATCGCCGCCCTTCCTGGTCCCCACGCAGCGCTTTCGCTCCTACACCTGCTCCAGCcagtctgaagaaaagaatatgGGCGAAAAGACTCAAGGCAAACCAAAGGCGGCTGCGTCGTCCGAAAACTCAGCGCTGCTCAAAAAATCGGTCAAGCCATTGAGGTCTGAGGTCAGCCCGGGTGTCCAAGGACAGCTCAGCAGGCCACCCCTGCCCTCCAAGAGCCGGGCAGTGCTGGACATGCAGAGCTCCAAGGGCCGAGACTACCGGGACAGTTCTGAGCTGCCGCACGCCGGCAAGCATCGGATAGAAGAGGGACCGCTCGGCAGGACAGCCACACCG tga
- the SAG gene encoding S-arrestin, which produces MSCPESQKTGKNADSSPKQVIFKKSTRDKALTIYLGKRDFIDNIGSVEPVDGVVLVDPTMIKGKKGLRFYAIQVLVCSSSFQSAACLTCLCFLPVYVSLTCAFRYGQEDIDVIGLTFRRDLFFSRVQVYPPENKPESLSHLQESLLKKLGKNAYPFFFTFPDYLPCSVCLQPSPRDVDKSCGVDFEVKAFSTENLEERIHKRNSARLLIRKVQFAPEEPGPQPCAETTWQFFMSNKPLHLKACLSKEVYYHGEPIPVTVMVTNSTEKTVKKIKVQVEQVANVVLYSSDFYTKVVAAEEAPEKVQPNSSLTTTLTVLPLLANNRQTREIALDGKLKDEDTNLASSTIIKDGIDKTVMGILVSYKVRVKLTVSGLLGDFTSSEVSTELPFRLMHPKPEEKNPAGQLHLIFAFFCCCYCCIVLHELLLLQGLQ; this is translated from the exons ATGAGCTGCCCCGAATCTCAGAAGACAGGGAAGAATGCTGATTCCTCTCCAAAACAAGTTATCTTCAAGAAAAGCACCCGTGACAAAGCT CTGACCATCTACCTGGGAAAGCGTGACTTCATTGACAACATAGGGAGCGTGGAACCTGTAG atgGTGTTGTATTGGTGGATCCCACAATgatcaaggggaaaaaaggtttGAGGTTTTATGCAATACAGGTTTTAGTTTGCTCGTCCTCTTTTCAA TCTGCTGCATGCCTTACCTGCCTGTGTTTCCTTCCAGTGTACGTGAGTCTGACCTGTGCTTTCCGGTATGGCCAGGAGGACATTGATGTGATCGGCCTCACCTTCCGGAGAGACCTGTTCTTCTCTAGGGTGCAGGTGTACCCACCTGAAAACAAGCCAGAGTCTCTCTCCCACTTGCAGGAATCTCTGCTAAAGAAGCTGGGGAAAAATGCTTACCCctttttctttaca TTCCCAGATTACCTGCCTTGTTCAGTCTGTTTGCAGCCTTCACCTCGTGATGTTGATAAG agctgtggggtggACTTCGAGGTGAAAGCTTTTTCAACAGAGAATTTGGAAGAGAGAATTCATAAGAG gAACTCCGCACGGCTGTTGATCCGTAAAGTGCAGTTTGCTCCAGAAGAGCCAGGACCCCAGCCTTGTGCAGAGACCACGTGGCAGTTCTTCATGTCCAACAAGCCACTGCACCTGAAAGCTTGCCTCAGTAAAGAG GTGTACTACCATGGTGAGCCCATTCCAGTCACCGTCATGGTCAccaacagcacagagaaaacagtGAAGAAGATCAAAGTCCAAG TGGAGCAGGTTGCCAACGTGGTTCTGTACTCCAGTGACTTCTACACAAAAGTGGTAGCTGCTGAGGAAGCGCC GGAAAAGGTGCAGCCAAACAGCAGCCTGACAACAACACTGACGGTTTTGCCCTTGCTGGCAAACAACCGGCAGACCCGGGAAATAGCCCTGGATGGCAAGCTAAAGGATGAGGATACCAACTTGGCTTCTAGCACCAT TATTAAGGATGGAATAGACAAGACAGTGATGGGGATTCTGGTTTCCTACAAGGTCAGAGTGAAGCTCACTGTTTCAGG CCTGCTGGGAGACTTCACCTCCAG TGAagtgagcacagagctgccatTTCGTCTCATGCACCCCAAACCTGAGGAAAAGAACCCAGCAGGTCAGTTACACCTcatttttgccttcttttgttgttgttattgttgtatTGTCCTACATGAATTATTACTACTACAAGGCTTGCAGTGA